A single genomic interval of Shewanella halotolerans harbors:
- a CDS encoding nuclear transport factor 2 family protein — translation MTVRHPMLTWLLAASALLLSGICRAEIPLEATQTLDKLHGYAASADWDNYFALYTEDAHFIGTDATENWNMQEFSAYARPTKGWHYTLVSRQLQQHGDVIVFDEHLSSKSYGNCRGTGTLVLSPQGWKILQYHLSFPIPNAMAKRITAQISAASKEE, via the coding sequence ATGACCGTCAGACATCCCATGCTGACTTGGCTTTTGGCAGCCAGCGCCCTACTGCTGAGCGGCATTTGCCGGGCCGAGATCCCGCTAGAGGCGACTCAGACCTTAGACAAGCTACACGGCTACGCCGCCAGTGCCGATTGGGACAACTACTTCGCCCTCTATACTGAGGATGCCCACTTTATCGGTACCGATGCCACAGAAAACTGGAACATGCAGGAATTTTCCGCCTATGCCCGCCCGACAAAGGGCTGGCACTACACCCTGGTTTCCAGACAGCTCCAGCAACACGGCGACGTGATAGTCTTCGATGAGCACTTAAGCAGTAAGTCCTACGGCAACTGCCGCGGCACAGGCACTCTGGTACTGAGCCCACAAGGCTGGAAGATATTGCAATACCACCTGAGTTTTCCTATCCCCAACGCCATGGCCAAGCGGATCACGGCGCAGATTAGCGCCGCGAGTAAGGAAGAGTAG
- a CDS encoding HDOD domain-containing protein produces the protein MSGKGAEYWTKRISEQEMPALSSTVKTLEKLAKDDVSSLAILGRSVMHDNALTSRILKVANSAIYNKGISHVTTVSRAAVVLGFDTIRNICITAKLLSSLLENKGLSEPVYHRLLTLMARAFQAAMLAKMMLKDHDEELQEEVFIAALLYHLGESAFWSMGGETTEQLDARLNQADEKEANNVVREVLGTSFTQLSMGIAKNWGLGEVLVKSLSNPNERTPEIRSIYLANKISELMASDSKDIAELNHRIKQAADMLDLEVDEFKGRMIQCSHATRKLADTYGAKVLVAFLPDTHQLTLAAEPEAEPIKVREFNVDLQLKKLRELTDCAINKANFNEVITITLSGLLDGIGMDRCAVMLLSPNRKRLQPRVVLGENGDKMKNEFIVELNHDKNVFAESVDLKKPLFIDNPSSEKWRLYTDEELRRHTSAMGFMLAPILVDNKVIGLLYADRHSSDRKLAEVDFERFTHFAQLTNLCLSVSVH, from the coding sequence ATGTCAGGTAAAGGTGCAGAATACTGGACCAAACGCATCAGCGAACAAGAGATGCCGGCACTTAGCTCGACGGTGAAAACCCTAGAGAAACTAGCCAAAGATGATGTTTCCTCCCTGGCGATACTCGGCCGCAGCGTGATGCATGATAATGCGCTGACCTCGCGAATTCTTAAGGTGGCCAACAGCGCCATCTATAACAAGGGGATCTCCCACGTCACCACAGTAAGCCGTGCGGCCGTGGTGCTGGGCTTCGATACCATACGCAACATCTGTATTACCGCCAAACTCCTGAGTAGCCTGCTAGAAAATAAGGGCTTATCTGAGCCCGTGTACCACAGGCTGCTCACCCTGATGGCCAGAGCCTTCCAGGCAGCCATGCTGGCCAAGATGATGCTTAAAGACCATGATGAAGAGCTGCAAGAAGAGGTGTTTATCGCCGCGCTGCTCTATCACCTGGGGGAGAGTGCCTTCTGGAGCATGGGCGGCGAGACCACAGAGCAGCTCGATGCACGCCTCAATCAGGCCGATGAGAAGGAAGCCAATAACGTAGTCAGAGAGGTGTTGGGCACCTCATTTACCCAGCTTTCCATGGGCATAGCCAAAAACTGGGGCCTCGGTGAGGTGCTGGTAAAGTCCCTGTCTAACCCCAATGAGCGCACGCCTGAGATCCGCTCCATCTATCTTGCCAACAAGATCAGCGAGTTGATGGCCAGCGACAGCAAAGATATTGCCGAGCTGAATCATCGAATCAAGCAGGCGGCAGACATGCTGGATCTCGAGGTGGATGAATTTAAGGGGCGGATGATCCAGTGTAGCCACGCCACCAGAAAGCTGGCCGATACCTATGGCGCCAAGGTGCTGGTGGCCTTTTTGCCCGATACTCACCAATTGACGCTGGCGGCGGAGCCCGAAGCCGAGCCCATTAAGGTACGTGAGTTTAATGTTGACCTGCAGCTGAAGAAGCTCAGGGAACTCACAGATTGCGCCATCAACAAGGCGAACTTTAATGAGGTGATCACCATTACCCTGAGCGGTCTGCTCGATGGTATAGGCATGGATCGCTGCGCCGTGATGCTGCTCTCTCCAAACCGAAAACGCCTGCAGCCTCGCGTGGTGTTAGGCGAGAACGGCGATAAGATGAAGAATGAGTTTATCGTCGAGCTTAATCACGATAAGAATGTGTTTGCCGAGAGTGTCGACCTCAAGAAACCGCTGTTTATCGACAACCCTAGCTCGGAAAAGTGGCGTCTCTATACCGACGAAGAACTCAGGCGCCACACCTCTGCCATGGGCTTCATGTTGGCGCCGATCTTGGTGGATAACAAGGTGATTGGCCTGTTATACGCCGACAGACACAGCTCGGATCGCAAGCTGGCTGAAGTGGATTTCGAGCGCTTTACCCACTTCGCGCAGCTGACCAATCTCTGCCTATCTGTCTCTGTGCATTAG